From Candidatus Zixiibacteriota bacterium, a single genomic window includes:
- a CDS encoding UDP-N-acetylmuramoyl-tripeptide--D-alanyl-D-alanine ligase produces MIRAEFDTIARIISAVRSEGRLSGVSFTGVSIDSRTIREGNLFVAVAGKSEDGHRFIPDAIKRGAAGIIAKADYEYDPGEKGVVFFAVEDTLEALLKLAAWWLSRFELKKIAVTGTNGKTTTKEMIAAILSRLHSVYRSPGNFNNLFGIPLSIFEMEGSYDFAVFEFGMSTTGEIARLTRIVQPQYGLITNIDAAHLETMLSVDAIAAAKFELFDNMPSDGTVFINLDNDYLRRRFDTERHEKYGFGVHSRTGFSPDRFEINGSGCARFELESIGEVHLAMPGLHSLYNAIGAAAVAHYLKIPGREIKAALESFRSVEMRMETFTVAGVLIINDSYNANPNSMKYALDTLESINARGRKFAVLGDMFELGVTESELHRQVGAHAAKSGPDFLITCGDRARDISAAAVEMGYPSDATKHFANVNDVTEHLLARLHSGDAVLIKASRGMAFDRITTGLQSQLGRSN; encoded by the coding sequence ATGATACGCGCTGAATTTGATACCATCGCTCGAATCATTAGCGCTGTTAGATCTGAAGGCAGGCTCTCCGGAGTCTCTTTCACGGGTGTATCGATCGACAGTCGGACAATCCGGGAGGGAAATCTCTTCGTGGCGGTCGCAGGCAAATCTGAGGATGGTCACAGGTTCATCCCGGATGCAATCAAGCGCGGCGCGGCAGGGATCATCGCCAAGGCAGACTATGAGTATGATCCGGGCGAAAAGGGTGTAGTATTTTTCGCGGTTGAGGATACTCTCGAAGCCTTGCTGAAACTGGCCGCGTGGTGGCTTTCCAGATTCGAACTGAAGAAGATCGCTGTTACGGGCACGAACGGCAAGACCACGACAAAGGAAATGATTGCCGCAATCCTCTCGCGACTGCACTCGGTGTATCGATCACCCGGCAACTTCAACAATCTGTTCGGAATACCGCTTTCTATTTTCGAGATGGAAGGAAGTTATGACTTCGCTGTATTCGAGTTCGGCATGAGCACCACTGGCGAGATTGCACGGTTGACCCGAATCGTGCAGCCGCAATACGGCCTCATCACCAACATCGACGCAGCCCATCTGGAGACAATGTTGAGTGTCGACGCCATCGCAGCAGCGAAATTCGAACTTTTCGACAACATGCCTTCCGATGGCACAGTCTTCATCAATCTTGACAATGATTATCTCCGGCGGCGATTCGATACAGAGAGACACGAAAAGTATGGATTCGGGGTTCATAGCAGAACGGGTTTCTCACCTGATAGATTTGAAATCAATGGTTCAGGCTGCGCGAGATTCGAGCTTGAAAGCATCGGTGAGGTGCATTTGGCTATGCCGGGATTGCACAGCCTTTACAACGCGATCGGCGCTGCAGCGGTCGCGCATTATCTGAAGATTCCCGGGCGTGAGATCAAGGCGGCGCTCGAATCGTTCAGATCGGTAGAGATGAGAATGGAGACGTTCACGGTCGCCGGTGTATTGATCATCAATGATTCGTATAATGCCAATCCGAATTCCATGAAATATGCGCTCGATACGCTCGAATCCATCAACGCGAGGGGGCGGAAATTCGCAGTGCTCGGCGATATGTTCGAGCTCGGCGTGACCGAATCCGAGCTGCATCGTCAAGTGGGAGCTCACGCCGCGAAATCAGGTCCCGACTTCCTCATTACGTGCGGCGATCGTGCCAGAGATATCTCTGCGGCCGCAGTCGAGATGGGATATCCCTCGGACGCTACAAAGCACTTCGCGAACGTGAATGACGTTACCGAACATCTTCTTGCAAGATTGCACTCGGGCGATGCCGTGCTCATTAAAGCATCACGCGGAATGGCTTTCGATCGCATCACTACGGGATTGCAGTCGCAACTCGGGAGGAGCAACTGA
- a CDS encoding UDP-N-acetylmuramoyl-L-alanine--D-glutamate ligase yields MRVDRAENKKVGVVGAARSGIAAALLLNRHGADVFVSDSRNADLLADAIDSLRPRGIEYETGGNTAKVFREKDYVVLSPGVPPDAPIVKQIEAAGVPTISEIELGYWLCDGHIAAVTGSNGKTTTTSLTGDIFKRSGKPTFVAGNIGAPFCDICDEVPQDGWVVLEISSFQLEKCYEFKPEIAAVLNLTPDHLDRYGEFSTYAEMKMRIGENQSDDDAFIANFDDAYLVGLAARLAAEKYYFSLSEKVNPGVYIQDEALLFNANGRVRSIMPISEISLPGPHNLANCAASALIALLADIPDSAIRESLSSFPGVEHRLEKCGEVDGVAFVNDSKATNVDSVWYALQSISGRLVVIMGGRDKAGDFSRLRELVADRVDTVVLIGEATEKMESAFGDVTSIRRAESMDDAVRMAFNAAKPDGTVLLSPACASFDMFTDYEHRGKAFKDAVAELRRESK; encoded by the coding sequence ATGAGAGTGGACAGAGCTGAAAACAAGAAGGTCGGTGTGGTCGGTGCCGCAAGATCCGGCATTGCGGCTGCTCTGCTGCTCAATCGGCACGGTGCGGATGTATTCGTGTCTGATTCGCGTAATGCTGATCTGCTTGCCGATGCGATTGACAGCCTCAGACCGAGGGGTATCGAATACGAAACGGGAGGCAATACAGCTAAGGTCTTCCGGGAAAAAGATTATGTGGTGCTCAGCCCCGGCGTACCACCCGACGCTCCGATTGTTAAGCAGATCGAGGCGGCAGGGGTCCCGACCATTTCCGAGATTGAACTCGGCTACTGGCTCTGCGACGGTCATATCGCTGCGGTGACAGGCTCTAATGGCAAGACTACCACGACTTCGCTTACTGGTGATATCTTCAAGCGTTCCGGGAAGCCGACTTTCGTGGCAGGCAACATCGGAGCTCCATTTTGTGATATTTGCGATGAAGTTCCACAAGATGGCTGGGTGGTACTGGAAATATCATCCTTTCAACTGGAGAAGTGCTACGAATTCAAACCGGAAATCGCTGCAGTGCTGAATTTGACTCCGGATCATCTCGATCGGTATGGAGAGTTCTCGACCTATGCTGAGATGAAGATGAGAATCGGGGAAAATCAAAGCGATGATGACGCGTTCATTGCTAATTTCGACGATGCCTATCTTGTAGGGCTTGCTGCCAGACTCGCTGCTGAGAAATACTACTTCAGCCTTTCAGAGAAAGTGAATCCCGGAGTTTATATTCAGGATGAAGCGTTGCTTTTCAATGCAAACGGAAGAGTTCGTTCGATCATGCCCATCTCAGAAATTTCACTTCCGGGACCGCATAATCTGGCAAACTGCGCAGCCTCAGCGCTCATCGCGCTCCTGGCTGATATTCCTGATAGCGCGATTCGGGAGTCTCTTTCTTCATTCCCCGGAGTGGAGCATCGACTGGAGAAGTGCGGCGAAGTAGATGGCGTTGCGTTCGTGAATGACTCCAAGGCCACGAATGTCGATTCGGTATGGTACGCGCTCCAGAGCATTTCCGGCAGGCTTGTTGTGATTATGGGTGGACGAGACAAGGCTGGAGATTTCTCGAGATTGCGCGAGCTGGTAGCTGATCGCGTCGACACTGTCGTTCTGATTGGCGAGGCTACGGAAAAGATGGAATCAGCCTTTGGCGACGTCACATCAATCCGCAGAGCTGAAAGTATGGATGACGCTGTTCGGATGGCATTCAATGCAGCCAAACCTGATGGGACAGTGCTTCTGTCTCCGGCATGTGCATCATTCGATATGTTCACGGATTATGAGCATCGCGGAAAAGCGTTTAAAGATGCTGTAGCTGAACTTCGAAGGGAATCGAAATGA
- a CDS encoding transpeptidase family protein: MKKPKISTRRLALMFVLVTLGWCAIMARFAQVQILEGARYDELVIRQCWGEFELSAKRGAIYDCNENLLAFDVPSESFYTYAAGRQHLREIGKRVGYLAGDPAMTERIIIRPGKFNWLVRRADPKLADEIKSLDMDSVRFHSEFKRTYPYGSLGMDLIGQVDADHSGISCLEIAYNGLLKSTPGIATFQRDGRGKVYRISDAPLVRPKPGADLKLTLDYEYQQILEEELKKAVCKWNAKSGIAVFVEVSTGRILAADCYSPVDENAGSEQIFKTRIVTDLFEPGSTFKLVAFAGMIEEKLFSLNDTMWAGMGEFRFNGRTMHDDKKLGTITFRRAFELSSNIATGRFSQTLSGKRLYKYARLFGFGQPTGTDLPGEQRGQLAKPRRWNEFWTAQISIGHGVSVNALQLASAFAAIANDGVLMRPYLVEEIRNESGRVEEKFQPHAVRRVVSKETAATMRDLMGGVVDSGTAQVARIEDVPFSGKTGTAQKPDLENGGYFWDKYMAGFGGFFPRENPRIAGVVIIDEPQRVHYGGYTAAPVLAEFARRTTLLEKTRKNWAKENSKADAADTRVTERSKDNSIDNPEEESRSMASSMSLQESLAWLSKPSETLSSPCNRQLLKCREQMQSGILPDMKGLSARDVVILLQDLNCRISVSGSGRIESQVPSAGCRIADIETVSLVCGSNSGG, translated from the coding sequence GTGAAGAAGCCAAAGATCTCGACCAGACGGCTGGCGCTAATGTTCGTACTCGTCACGCTAGGCTGGTGCGCGATCATGGCTCGCTTCGCTCAGGTCCAGATTCTTGAAGGCGCACGGTACGATGAACTCGTCATCAGGCAGTGCTGGGGTGAATTCGAGCTCTCCGCCAAGAGGGGCGCCATCTATGACTGCAACGAGAACCTACTAGCGTTCGACGTTCCATCAGAATCTTTCTATACATATGCTGCAGGCAGACAGCATCTCCGTGAAATAGGCAAGCGAGTTGGCTACCTGGCAGGCGATCCCGCCATGACCGAACGAATCATCATCAGGCCCGGCAAATTCAACTGGCTTGTACGCAGAGCAGATCCCAAACTCGCGGACGAAATCAAATCGTTGGATATGGACAGCGTGCGATTTCACTCGGAATTCAAACGAACCTATCCCTACGGATCTCTTGGAATGGATCTTATTGGGCAGGTGGACGCTGATCATTCCGGCATTTCCTGTCTCGAGATTGCATACAATGGACTTCTGAAGTCCACTCCCGGTATCGCGACATTTCAAAGAGATGGCCGGGGCAAGGTCTACCGCATCTCCGATGCTCCCCTTGTGCGCCCCAAACCTGGCGCCGATCTGAAGCTGACGCTGGATTATGAATATCAGCAGATACTCGAAGAGGAGTTGAAGAAGGCCGTTTGCAAGTGGAACGCCAAATCCGGCATCGCAGTGTTCGTTGAAGTCTCGACCGGACGAATACTCGCCGCCGACTGCTATTCTCCAGTCGATGAGAATGCAGGTAGTGAACAGATTTTTAAGACCAGGATCGTGACTGATCTGTTCGAACCTGGTTCCACTTTCAAGCTGGTCGCGTTCGCGGGAATGATCGAGGAGAAACTCTTTTCTCTCAATGATACGATGTGGGCCGGAATGGGCGAGTTTAGGTTCAACGGTCGTACTATGCATGATGACAAGAAACTGGGAACGATCACATTCAGGAGGGCGTTTGAGCTCTCCTCGAATATAGCAACCGGCAGGTTCAGCCAGACACTATCCGGAAAGCGCCTTTACAAATATGCCCGGCTTTTCGGTTTCGGTCAGCCGACCGGTACCGATCTGCCCGGTGAGCAGAGAGGGCAGCTTGCCAAGCCGAGAAGATGGAACGAGTTTTGGACGGCGCAGATATCGATAGGCCACGGGGTGTCGGTGAACGCCCTGCAGCTCGCCTCTGCATTTGCCGCGATCGCCAACGATGGTGTGCTTATGAGGCCGTATCTGGTCGAGGAGATCAGAAATGAGTCAGGCAGAGTGGAGGAGAAGTTTCAGCCGCATGCTGTCAGACGCGTTGTGTCAAAGGAGACAGCGGCGACAATGCGCGATTTGATGGGTGGCGTTGTCGACTCCGGCACTGCACAGGTGGCCCGCATCGAAGATGTCCCGTTTTCCGGAAAAACAGGGACTGCACAGAAGCCTGATCTTGAAAATGGCGGATATTTCTGGGACAAGTATATGGCAGGATTCGGAGGCTTCTTCCCGAGGGAAAATCCGCGAATCGCAGGAGTAGTCATAATCGACGAACCTCAAAGAGTTCACTACGGAGGCTACACCGCAGCACCAGTGCTCGCAGAATTCGCGCGAAGAACAACCCTTCTCGAAAAAACTCGCAAGAACTGGGCGAAGGAGAATAGTAAAGCCGATGCGGCCGACACGCGCGTCACCGAGCGCAGCAAAGACAACAGCATTGACAACCCGGAGGAGGAGAGTCGAAGCATGGCAAGTTCAATGAGCCTTCAGGAATCACTCGCATGGTTATCGAAGCCTTCAGAGACGCTCAGTTCCCCGTGTAACCGGCAACTGCTGAAGTGCAGAGAACAGATGCAGTCAGGCATTCTGCCGGACATGAAGGGATTGTCTGCGCGTGACGTTGTGATTCTGCTCCAGGACCTCAATTGTAGAATTTCTGTGAGCGGCAGTGGCAGGATAGAGAGTCAGGTGCCGAGCGCAGGTTGCAGGATAGCTGACATAGAGACTGTATCGCTTGTGTGCGGATCAAATAGTGGAGGCTGA
- the mraY gene encoding phospho-N-acetylmuramoyl-pentapeptide-transferase — translation MFYHLLYPLTDSVSFFNLFKYITFRSAGAILTALIVSLIFGPLFIRVLKGRGVKETIRQEGPKSHYAKEGTPTMGGIIILAAIIIPTLLWADLTNRFIQLILFVTVWMGAIGFMDDYMKAILRHPKGMVGKYKLAGQVICGLILGLVLYYYAPFPTFGTTTEIPFVKDYILNFSSVIVFVPFVVLVITGSSNAVNLSDGLDGLATGLCGIAFVAFAGFAYVSGRNDFSQYLQIMYLEGAGELTIYCAATMGAALGFLWYNSHPAEIFMGDTGALALGGAMGAIAIMLKKELLLLIVGGVFVAEALSVILQVSSFKLRGVRIFKMAPLHHHFEQLGWPETKVVTRFWIIGVICALLTLATLKVR, via the coding sequence ATGTTCTACCATCTCCTGTATCCATTGACCGACTCCGTATCGTTCTTCAATCTCTTCAAGTACATCACATTCAGGAGTGCCGGTGCCATTTTGACTGCGCTCATTGTGAGTTTGATTTTCGGGCCGCTCTTCATACGCGTGCTGAAAGGCAGGGGGGTGAAGGAGACGATTCGGCAGGAGGGACCGAAATCGCACTATGCCAAGGAAGGCACACCTACAATGGGAGGGATCATCATCCTTGCTGCGATCATAATTCCGACATTGCTCTGGGCCGACCTGACGAACCGGTTTATACAGTTGATTCTCTTCGTGACCGTGTGGATGGGAGCAATCGGATTCATGGATGATTATATGAAGGCGATACTCCGGCATCCGAAGGGCATGGTTGGCAAATACAAATTGGCTGGCCAGGTGATCTGCGGCTTGATTCTCGGTCTTGTGCTGTACTATTATGCTCCGTTTCCGACATTCGGAACCACCACGGAGATACCTTTCGTCAAAGACTACATTCTCAATTTCAGTTCGGTGATCGTCTTTGTGCCGTTCGTTGTCCTCGTAATAACGGGATCATCGAACGCGGTCAATCTTTCGGACGGGCTCGACGGGTTGGCAACGGGTCTCTGTGGGATCGCGTTTGTTGCATTTGCAGGTTTTGCCTATGTGAGTGGGCGTAACGATTTCTCGCAGTACCTGCAGATCATGTATCTCGAAGGCGCAGGCGAATTGACGATATACTGCGCTGCAACGATGGGCGCAGCGCTCGGCTTTCTCTGGTACAACTCGCATCCGGCGGAAATATTCATGGGTGACACGGGCGCGCTGGCACTCGGAGGAGCGATGGGCGCGATCGCGATAATGCTCAAAAAAGAACTCTTGCTTCTCATTGTCGGAGGCGTCTTCGTCGCCGAAGCGCTTTCTGTGATATTGCAGGTGTCATCGTTTAAGCTGCGCGGCGTAAGAATATTCAAGATGGCGCCATTGCACCATCATTTTGAACAATTGGGATGGCCGGAAACCAAGGTGGTTACGCGCTTCTGGATAATTGGTGTGATTTGCGCTTTGCTGACGTTGGCGACGCTCAAAGTGAGATAG
- a CDS encoding UDP-N-acetylmuramoyl-L-alanyl-D-glutamate--2,6-diaminopimelate ligase: MEAEIRLNDLISVLPVKEVIGSDTIEIGKIEYDSREIEPDDVFVALVGANVDGHDYISNAVDKKAACLVVERTPDTHASVCVTVPDTREALALLSAKYYDYPSRQMKTLAVTGTNGKTTVTYLIKSIFEERGRRIGLIGTIEYLTGEHRISAVNTTPESLQLERLLMIMKSERIRTVVMEVSSHALVAGRVRMIDFDVVGITNLTQDHLDFHKTMQEYRDAKATLFDMAAGDDKWAVLNLDDSEYEFFRARVKSPYLSYSISDRQADLSATDIRTSPTGSSFHLITPLGEEDIALKLAGEHNVSNAVCAAAFAMAAGMDIGAIKRGLDEASHVPGRLEPIENDRGIHIFVDYAHTPDALEHACSVCRSLTESKLVVLFGCGGDRDKSKRKLMGEAVSRYADRIVVTSDNPRSEDPLAIIEEIKPGLDSAVHADIVPDRKEAIKAALDSCSENDVLLVAGKGHEDYQIIGKTKTHFDDREIVRELLRKNA; this comes from the coding sequence GTGGAGGCTGAAATCCGACTCAATGATTTGATAAGTGTGCTTCCCGTCAAGGAAGTCATCGGCTCCGATACTATCGAAATCGGCAAGATCGAATACGATTCTCGGGAGATCGAGCCTGACGATGTCTTTGTCGCTCTTGTCGGCGCGAATGTCGATGGTCACGATTACATATCTAATGCAGTGGACAAGAAGGCAGCATGTCTTGTGGTGGAGAGGACGCCCGATACGCACGCGTCCGTTTGCGTGACGGTACCGGATACTCGTGAGGCACTGGCCCTTCTGTCGGCGAAGTACTACGATTACCCTTCCCGGCAAATGAAGACCCTTGCTGTGACCGGCACAAATGGGAAAACGACAGTGACGTATCTGATCAAGTCCATATTCGAGGAGCGCGGTCGCAGAATCGGTTTGATTGGCACTATAGAATATCTCACGGGTGAGCATAGGATAAGCGCAGTCAACACGACACCGGAGTCTCTGCAGTTGGAGCGCCTCCTGATGATTATGAAGAGTGAGCGCATTCGGACAGTCGTTATGGAAGTGTCGTCCCATGCCCTGGTGGCAGGACGCGTCAGGATGATCGATTTCGATGTGGTTGGGATTACAAATCTCACGCAGGATCATCTCGACTTTCACAAGACTATGCAGGAATACAGAGACGCGAAAGCCACTCTCTTCGATATGGCTGCCGGTGATGACAAGTGGGCGGTGCTAAACTTGGATGATTCAGAATATGAGTTCTTTCGGGCAAGAGTGAAGTCACCTTATCTGTCGTACTCCATCTCCGACCGTCAGGCTGATTTGTCTGCAACTGATATTCGCACCAGTCCGACAGGATCGAGTTTTCACCTGATTACGCCCCTTGGTGAGGAAGATATCGCCTTGAAACTCGCAGGTGAACACAATGTTTCGAACGCGGTCTGCGCGGCGGCGTTCGCGATGGCTGCCGGAATGGACATTGGCGCGATTAAACGCGGTTTAGATGAAGCATCGCACGTACCGGGCCGGCTTGAGCCCATTGAAAATGACCGGGGAATTCACATATTCGTCGATTACGCTCATACGCCCGATGCACTCGAACACGCTTGTTCTGTCTGCAGAAGTTTAACCGAAAGCAAGCTGGTAGTATTGTTCGGATGTGGCGGAGACCGAGATAAATCGAAACGAAAGCTGATGGGTGAGGCTGTCTCCCGATACGCTGATCGAATCGTTGTGACCTCGGACAATCCTCGCTCGGAAGATCCACTGGCTATTATAGAAGAGATCAAACCAGGTCTCGATTCAGCGGTTCATGCTGACATTGTCCCGGATAGAAAAGAAGCCATCAAGGCAGCTCTAGATAGCTGCTCCGAGAATGATGTGTTGCTTGTTGCCGGCAAAGGTCACGAAGACTATCAGATAATCGGCAAAACGAAAACTCACTTTGATGACCGCGAAATTGTTCGCGAGTTGTTAAGAAAGAATGCATGA